A single Methylomonas sp. AM2-LC DNA region contains:
- a CDS encoding methyl-accepting chemotaxis protein, protein MFKNTSIKAFLTLVSVALAIASLAYVILLWKAFTNIDVALLSSTKQELVFESLKDTRFHTVQIQQFLTDVGATHDSEGLEEAKKNLEQVLSKLDAIAKLRPDLESRTTGLKNQIKNMHDTGVKMAWAYINEGTEAGNAAMKEPNTGLDVTAKRMTQELESLNEQVYNEQLAAKQNLDKETDKDSLLCIGVASFLALFVITALILIYFKIEPPLTELKKSLTSMKQGGADLTRRIPHESNDEIGEIISLFNDLLTLLHSLMRQVSMETEELSLSSERLNEMSHRGKQGMQKQQAGTDQVATTVTELSATVAEVAKNTLNAAHTASESSEAANQGKAVVNDTVKAIYLLSAGIDKASLVISNVETDCKNVSSVLDVIQSIADQTNLLALNAAIEAARAGEQGRGFAVVADEVRTLASRTQESTLVIQQLIERLQDGARGAVNAMTESQAQAKGTVTVIESTGTVLDHISSMVNQIAQMNNFISNAVAEQKLVVEHINQNVVDINNVTTTNATDAVQVENEAHNLLRIAHNLQSSIAQFRT, encoded by the coding sequence ATGTTTAAAAATACCTCAATAAAAGCATTTCTAACGCTAGTTTCAGTAGCATTGGCCATCGCCAGCCTAGCTTACGTGATTCTACTTTGGAAAGCTTTCACCAACATTGATGTGGCATTGCTGTCATCAACCAAACAAGAACTGGTTTTTGAATCACTTAAAGATACCCGTTTTCATACCGTTCAAATACAACAGTTTTTAACCGATGTGGGTGCCACTCACGATAGCGAAGGCTTAGAGGAAGCGAAAAAAAATCTTGAGCAGGTTCTGTCAAAACTGGATGCCATTGCTAAACTGAGACCCGACTTAGAATCTCGAACTACTGGCTTAAAAAATCAAATAAAAAACATGCATGACACTGGGGTTAAAATGGCATGGGCATACATTAATGAGGGTACCGAAGCCGGAAATGCGGCAATGAAAGAACCCAATACCGGACTTGATGTTACAGCCAAACGCATGACACAGGAGCTAGAAAGTTTAAATGAACAAGTTTATAACGAACAATTGGCTGCAAAACAGAATCTGGATAAAGAAACTGATAAAGATAGCCTGCTTTGTATAGGTGTCGCCAGTTTTCTGGCTTTGTTTGTCATTACGGCTTTAATATTAATTTACTTTAAAATTGAACCCCCTTTAACCGAACTAAAAAAATCGCTGACTAGCATGAAACAGGGTGGAGCGGACTTAACCCGACGAATCCCCCATGAGAGCAATGATGAAATTGGCGAAATTATTAGCTTGTTCAATGACTTATTGACTTTACTGCATTCTTTAATGCGCCAGGTATCCATGGAAACGGAAGAACTATCCTTAAGTTCCGAGCGTTTAAATGAAATGTCGCATCGTGGTAAACAAGGTATGCAAAAACAACAGGCGGGGACCGATCAGGTAGCCACCACAGTTACTGAGTTATCAGCCACTGTTGCCGAAGTAGCCAAAAACACCTTAAACGCTGCTCATACAGCTAGCGAAAGCAGTGAAGCCGCCAATCAGGGCAAGGCCGTCGTGAACGACACTGTAAAAGCCATCTATCTGCTTTCTGCTGGAATTGATAAAGCCAGCCTGGTAATAAGTAATGTTGAGACTGATTGTAAGAATGTCAGTTCTGTACTTGATGTTATCCAAAGCATTGCAGATCAAACCAATCTGCTGGCACTGAATGCAGCTATTGAGGCTGCTCGTGCTGGTGAGCAAGGCCGAGGTTTTGCAGTCGTGGCTGATGAAGTACGGACTCTTGCCAGCCGTACCCAGGAATCGACACTGGTCATCCAGCAATTGATAGAGCGTCTACAAGATGGAGCAAGAGGGGCAGTAAATGCCATGACTGAAAGCCAGGCTCAAGCAAAGGGAACCGTCACAGTCATTGAAAGTACCGGAACTGTACTTGATCATATTTCATCTATGGTTAATCAAATAGCGCAGATGAATAATTTTATTTCTAACGCCGTTGCAGAACAAAAACTGGTGGTTGAACATATCAATCAAAATGTAGTTGATATTAATAATGTGACCACCACCAATGCCACAGATGCAGTACAAGTGGAAAATGAAGCACACAACCTACTGAGAATTGCACATAATTTACAATCTTCAATTGCACAATTCAGGACTTAA
- a CDS encoding CCXG family PEP-CTERM protein: MKKTFAISALYTSISCLALLPAVGSAAIITYDQRAITDYSVLPNDAGNYQGSNPLSTTSSPDYSAVWAAQNSQITQSTLTSTSSISENNFSVEELSISFSAASTESLGFQFALDAGFGGALYLDGKEIAYNAKDMWWAYNWNNSSQILASTQTINAGDHTLIAYWSENCCSGSGAARVSINDSNYQDLSVLSSPIGGANNVQSIPEPTTWAMLASGLLILVTLHRKTLQLS, encoded by the coding sequence ATGAAAAAAACTTTTGCTATCTCAGCTTTATATACTTCAATTTCGTGCCTTGCTCTTTTGCCTGCCGTGGGTTCGGCTGCGATAATTACTTATGATCAACGTGCTATTACAGATTATTCCGTACTACCAAATGATGCTGGAAATTATCAGGGTAGTAACCCTTTGAGTACCACGTCAAGCCCAGATTACTCTGCAGTTTGGGCTGCACAAAACTCACAAATTACACAATCAACTCTGACATCCACTAGCAGTATTTCTGAAAATAATTTTTCGGTCGAAGAACTGAGTATTTCATTCTCAGCAGCCTCCACCGAAAGCTTAGGATTTCAATTTGCTTTAGATGCGGGTTTCGGTGGGGCTCTATATCTGGATGGTAAGGAAATTGCCTATAATGCTAAGGATATGTGGTGGGCTTATAACTGGAATAATAGCAGTCAGATTCTGGCAAGCACCCAGACGATAAATGCGGGTGACCATACCTTAATCGCTTATTGGTCAGAAAATTGTTGTTCAGGTAGTGGTGCTGCCAGAGTTTCAATTAATGACAGTAACTATCAGGATTTGTCAGTCTTATCGTCACCCATTGGTGGAGCCAACAATGTTCAGTCTATTCCAGAACCGACTACTTGGGCTATGTTGGCATCGGGTCTACTTATTCTAGTTACGCTACATCGTAAAACTTTGCAGCTGTCATAA
- a CDS encoding GMC family oxidoreductase produces MNAINNTEYEYIVVGSGAGGGTIAARLAEQGKKVLVLEAGSDPKQLQGDDKAFPGEKRLPQDYEVPVFHTFASENSAISWDYFVRHYADLATQEKDDKFIRAEDGVLYPRTGALGGCTAHNAMISVYPHNADWDDIVQLTGDASWSATQMRQYFENFETCQYRPILRFWAKLGFNPSKHGWNGWFQTEAALPLQALAKDKILILSVIESALKAAEALPNLLARLKWFFTGLGDPNDWRLVQKNATGLHFTPLATKHGKRHSTRERLLDVQAAHPDYLTIELDALVSKVIIDKNRRAIGVEYLKGEKLYRAHSNPSQMPGKPNQVFASQEVILSGGAFNTPQLLMLSGIGPKAELDKHAIPVVLDLPGVGANLQDRYEVGVVNRMQKNWEVLEGVTYSSDDPQYQEWQNKHKGVYTTNGAVLAVIKRSLAEQPLPDLFCFAVLGKFKGYFPGYSKLIRDDLNYLTWAILKAHTLNRAGEVKLSSADPRDRPYINFRYFEEGSDSQGKDLDAVLEGIKFVRKITRPLIEQGILTEELPGPALQSDTELRDFIRNNAWGHHASCTCPIGSDSDPLAVLDSDFRVRGIKGLRVVDASVFPKIPGFFIVTSIYLIAEKAADVILKQNHGH; encoded by the coding sequence ATGAACGCAATAAATAACACAGAATATGAATACATTGTGGTTGGTTCGGGTGCAGGTGGCGGTACAATAGCTGCCAGACTGGCAGAACAGGGCAAAAAAGTACTGGTACTGGAAGCCGGTAGCGATCCCAAACAATTACAAGGCGATGATAAGGCTTTTCCCGGTGAGAAGCGGCTACCACAAGACTACGAAGTACCAGTTTTTCATACCTTTGCCAGCGAAAACTCAGCAATCAGTTGGGATTATTTTGTCCGTCATTATGCTGATTTGGCGACACAGGAAAAAGACGATAAATTTATCCGCGCTGAAGATGGCGTTTTGTACCCACGTACCGGTGCCTTGGGCGGTTGTACTGCGCATAATGCCATGATAAGCGTCTACCCCCACAATGCAGACTGGGATGACATCGTTCAGCTAACAGGTGATGCCAGCTGGAGTGCCACGCAGATGCGCCAGTATTTTGAAAACTTCGAAACCTGTCAGTACCGCCCTATTCTGCGCTTTTGGGCAAAATTAGGTTTTAACCCGTCAAAACACGGCTGGAACGGCTGGTTTCAGACCGAAGCGGCACTGCCTTTGCAAGCGTTGGCAAAAGACAAAATCCTTATATTATCAGTCATCGAAAGTGCACTTAAAGCGGCAGAAGCACTCCCCAATTTACTGGCACGCTTAAAATGGTTTTTTACCGGGCTTGGCGATCCGAATGATTGGCGACTTGTACAAAAAAACGCCACGGGCTTGCATTTTACGCCACTAGCAACAAAGCACGGCAAACGACATAGTACCCGCGAACGCCTTTTGGACGTACAGGCTGCGCATCCAGACTACTTAACCATAGAACTGGATGCATTGGTCAGCAAAGTCATTATTGATAAAAATAGGCGTGCTATCGGCGTTGAATACTTAAAAGGCGAAAAGCTGTATCGAGCGCATTCTAATCCCAGCCAAATGCCTGGTAAGCCCAATCAGGTATTTGCTTCACAGGAAGTAATCTTGTCTGGCGGTGCTTTTAATACGCCACAACTATTAATGCTGTCTGGCATTGGTCCCAAAGCGGAGCTGGACAAACACGCTATTCCGGTCGTATTGGATTTACCCGGCGTTGGAGCCAATTTGCAGGACCGTTATGAAGTGGGAGTGGTTAACCGGATGCAAAAAAACTGGGAGGTACTTGAAGGAGTCACCTACAGTAGTGATGATCCGCAATACCAGGAATGGCAAAACAAACATAAAGGTGTGTATACCACTAATGGAGCGGTATTGGCTGTGATCAAACGCTCGTTGGCAGAGCAACCGTTACCTGATTTGTTTTGTTTTGCGGTATTGGGTAAATTTAAAGGCTATTTTCCAGGCTATTCAAAATTAATTAGAGACGATCTTAACTACTTAACCTGGGCAATCCTCAAAGCTCACACTTTAAACCGCGCCGGTGAAGTGAAATTAAGTTCTGCTGACCCTCGTGACCGACCTTACATCAATTTCCGCTATTTTGAGGAAGGTAGTGATAGCCAGGGTAAAGACCTGGATGCGGTATTGGAAGGCATAAAGTTTGTGCGCAAAATTACCCGGCCATTAATTGAGCAAGGTATCCTGACTGAAGAACTGCCTGGCCCTGCCCTACAATCTGATACAGAGTTACGCGACTTTATTCGCAACAATGCCTGGGGACACCATGCCTCCTGTACCTGTCCGATTGGTAGTGACTCTGATCCACTTGCAGTTCTGGACAGCGACTTTAGAGTGCGCGGCATTAAGGGACTCCGTGTGGTAGATGCCTCTGTGTTCCCCAAAATACCCGGATTTTTTATTGTTACCTCGATTTATCTGATTGCAGAAAAGGCAGCTGATGTGATTCTTAAGCAAAATCATGGACATTAG
- a CDS encoding glutamate-5-semialdehyde dehydrogenase has product MHTSSVEVIAKQSQIAARQLASSSEKLRNLALVKMAEALEAVKHQVLEVNAQEVWQARQEGQSEAMVKRLTIDDKVFQYMLSRLRKVAQNPDPLNRVLEGHTNPNGLRVYKKSVPLGVIGIIYESRPNVTSDAAAVCIKSGNAVILRGGSEALQTNILLADAMMAGTLSAGLPENSIQIIRTPGHEAVNELLTMDAYVDVLIPRGGKGLIKRIAEGTRIPVIKHYDGICHLYIAEDANPTQAIELAINSKCQSIQVCNALETLLVDRQCADQLLPLLRSEFDAHHIELRGCSQTQQILPDIAAATEEDWSTEYLAPILSIKIVDGIDEAIAHINHYGSKHTDSIVTQSLAMAQQFEQQVDSASVLINASTRLSGGGDYGLGSVIGISTDKLHARGPVGPSELTTYKWVAYGDGHLRS; this is encoded by the coding sequence ATGCATACCAGTAGTGTTGAAGTTATTGCCAAACAAAGTCAAATCGCCGCCAGACAGCTAGCGTCCAGTTCTGAAAAACTGCGTAATCTAGCGCTAGTAAAAATGGCTGAGGCACTGGAAGCAGTTAAGCATCAGGTGCTGGAGGTTAATGCTCAGGAAGTATGGCAAGCCCGACAAGAGGGTCAGTCTGAGGCGATGGTTAAGCGTTTAACCATAGACGATAAAGTATTTCAATACATGCTTTCCAGACTTAGAAAAGTGGCGCAAAATCCTGATCCGCTGAACCGAGTGCTGGAAGGACATACCAACCCGAACGGGCTTAGGGTATACAAAAAATCGGTGCCACTTGGCGTTATCGGCATAATTTATGAATCACGACCCAATGTGACTAGCGATGCCGCTGCTGTTTGTATTAAAAGTGGTAATGCGGTTATCTTGCGCGGTGGCTCTGAAGCACTGCAAACCAATATCTTGTTAGCGGATGCCATGATGGCAGGTACGCTAAGCGCAGGGCTGCCAGAAAATAGCATTCAGATTATCCGCACCCCCGGCCACGAGGCTGTGAACGAATTGCTAACAATGGATGCTTATGTGGATGTATTAATTCCACGAGGTGGTAAAGGCTTGATTAAACGCATTGCCGAAGGTACCCGCATTCCGGTAATAAAACATTACGATGGTATTTGCCATCTTTATATTGCTGAAGATGCCAACCCCACTCAAGCCATAGAGCTGGCGATTAACTCAAAATGCCAAAGCATTCAGGTGTGTAATGCACTGGAGACCCTGTTAGTGGATAGGCAGTGTGCTGATCAACTATTACCTTTGCTACGCAGCGAATTCGATGCCCACCATATCGAGCTGCGTGGCTGTAGCCAAACGCAACAAATATTGCCGGATATTGCCGCAGCCACAGAAGAGGATTGGTCTACCGAATACCTGGCCCCTATTCTTTCTATAAAGATTGTTGACGGAATTGATGAGGCTATTGCACACATCAATCACTATGGTTCTAAACACACCGACAGCATTGTTACGCAAAGCCTGGCCATGGCGCAACAATTTGAACAACAGGTTGATTCGGCTTCGGTATTGATTAATGCTTCAACCCGTTTATCAGGTGGTGGCGATTATGGGCTGGGATCGGTCATCGGTATTAGCACAGATAAACTGCATGCGCGTGGACCGGTTGGGCCTAGCGAGCTAACAACCTACAAATGGGTGGCGTATGGAGACGGTCATTTGCGCAGTTAG